The Lampris incognitus isolate fLamInc1 chromosome 7, fLamInc1.hap2, whole genome shotgun sequence genome window below encodes:
- the ywhae1 gene encoding tyrosine 3-monooxygenase/tryptophan 5-monooxygenase activation protein, epsilon polypeptide 1 isoform X1, translated as MGDREDLVYQAKLAEQAERYDEMVESMKKVAGMDVELTVEERNLLSVAYKNVIGARRASWRIISSIEQREENKSGEEKLKKIREYRQTVENELKSICNDILDVLDKHLIPAANTGESKVFYYKMKGDYHRYLAEFATGNDRKEAAENSLVAYKAASDIAMTELPPTHPIRLGLALNFSVFYYEILNSPDRACRLAKAAFDDAIAELDTLSEESYKDSTLIMQLLRDNLTLWTSDMHGDGEEQNKEALQDVEDEAQ; from the exons ATGGGAGATCGGGAGGACTTAGTTTATCAGGCTAAACTGGCCGAGCAAGCCGAGCGATACGACG AGATGGTAGAGTCTATGAAGAAGGTGGCAGGGATGGACGTGGAGCTCACAGTGGAGGAGAGGAACCTACTATCAGTGGCATACAAGAATGTGATAGGAGCCCGAAGAGCATCTTGGAGGATAATAAGTAGTATTGAACAAAGGGAAGAGAACAAGAGCGGAGAAGAGAAACTGAAGAAGATCCGGGAATACAGGCAAACG GTTGAGAATGAGCTGAAGTCGATCTGTAACGacattctggatgtactggacaAGCACCTTATCCCTGCAGCTAACACAGGAGAGTCCAAGGTCTTCTACTACAAAAT GAAAGGTGACTACCACAGGTACCTGGCAGAGTTCGCGACAGGCAATGATAGGAAGGAGGCAGCAGAGAACAGCCTCGTGGCCTACAAAGCTGCTAGTGACATTGCCATGACCGAGCTGCCTCCCACACATCCCATCCGCCTTGGCCTGGCCCTTAACTTCTCTGTATTTTATTACGAGATCCTCAACTCACCCGACCGCGCCTGCAG GTTGGCAAAGGCTGCGTTTGATGATGCCATCGCAGAACTGGACACACTGAGTGAAGAAAGCTACAAGGACTCCACACTTATCATGCAGTTGTTACGTGACAACCTGACACTATGGACTTCAGACATGCATGGAGATG gTGAAGAACAGAATAAAGAAGCGCTGCAAGACGTTGAGGATGAGGCCCAGTGA
- the ywhae1 gene encoding tyrosine 3-monooxygenase/tryptophan 5-monooxygenase activation protein, epsilon polypeptide 1 isoform X2 gives MVESMKKVAGMDVELTVEERNLLSVAYKNVIGARRASWRIISSIEQREENKSGEEKLKKIREYRQTVENELKSICNDILDVLDKHLIPAANTGESKVFYYKMKGDYHRYLAEFATGNDRKEAAENSLVAYKAASDIAMTELPPTHPIRLGLALNFSVFYYEILNSPDRACRLAKAAFDDAIAELDTLSEESYKDSTLIMQLLRDNLTLWTSDMHGDGEEQNKEALQDVEDEAQ, from the exons ATGGTAGAGTCTATGAAGAAGGTGGCAGGGATGGACGTGGAGCTCACAGTGGAGGAGAGGAACCTACTATCAGTGGCATACAAGAATGTGATAGGAGCCCGAAGAGCATCTTGGAGGATAATAAGTAGTATTGAACAAAGGGAAGAGAACAAGAGCGGAGAAGAGAAACTGAAGAAGATCCGGGAATACAGGCAAACG GTTGAGAATGAGCTGAAGTCGATCTGTAACGacattctggatgtactggacaAGCACCTTATCCCTGCAGCTAACACAGGAGAGTCCAAGGTCTTCTACTACAAAAT GAAAGGTGACTACCACAGGTACCTGGCAGAGTTCGCGACAGGCAATGATAGGAAGGAGGCAGCAGAGAACAGCCTCGTGGCCTACAAAGCTGCTAGTGACATTGCCATGACCGAGCTGCCTCCCACACATCCCATCCGCCTTGGCCTGGCCCTTAACTTCTCTGTATTTTATTACGAGATCCTCAACTCACCCGACCGCGCCTGCAG GTTGGCAAAGGCTGCGTTTGATGATGCCATCGCAGAACTGGACACACTGAGTGAAGAAAGCTACAAGGACTCCACACTTATCATGCAGTTGTTACGTGACAACCTGACACTATGGACTTCAGACATGCATGGAGATG gTGAAGAACAGAATAAAGAAGCGCTGCAAGACGTTGAGGATGAGGCCCAGTGA